A window from Drosophila yakuba strain Tai18E2 chromosome 3L, Prin_Dyak_Tai18E2_2.1, whole genome shotgun sequence encodes these proteins:
- the LOC6534964 gene encoding LOW QUALITY PROTEIN: serine protease grass (The sequence of the model RefSeq protein was modified relative to this genomic sequence to represent the inferred CDS: inserted 2 bases in 1 codon; substituted 1 base at 1 genomic stop codon), whose amino-acid sequence MYSKLEIVAKLTSLLIYFSVSGSAQFLETISGERGHALSPDAVGPWTALLHXSGRIVCVGALVHERCILTDVQCGDSVGXYGRIGSELAEDHVVAAFFRNANFNPKTQANNIALMKLVRTVVYKEHIRPVCILLDLRMQTLADDMDYFNGTTWQNSDNSSGLRSITVVRMPQACGELDKSQFCAGLKDLESCDEPSGAALTCEINYIGPSRAVLFGIANSVDGKCSNSRTYTDVVRLHHWIGMVIYSFNTKDAMDEPHNTVATELDELYRTQRKNSGFETTSRKK is encoded by the exons ATGTACAGCAAACTGGAAATTGTTGCAAAGCTCACTAGTCTACTGATTTATTTTTCGGTATCAGGATCGGCTCAATTCCTGGAGACCATCAGTGGAGAAAGAGGACATGCACTATCGCCAGATGCAGTGGGTCCATGGACAGCCTTACTGCATTAATCCGGGCGCATCGTTTGCGTAGGAGCCCTAGTGCACGAGCGGTGTATCCTGACAGATGTACAATGTGGAGACTCCGTTGG GTACGGAAGAATTGGTTCTGAACTGGCGGAAGACCATGTGGTCGCTGCATTCTTCAGAAACGCCAACTTTAATCCGAAAACGCAGGCGAATAACATTGCCCTAATGAAACTGGTCCGAACCGTTGTGTACAAAGAGCATATAAGACCGGTCTGCATTCTGCTAGACTTACGAATGCAGACGTTAGCTGATGACATGGACTATTTCAACGGAACTACATGGCAGAACTCAGACAACAGCTCTGGGCTGAGGTCCATAACTGTGGTCCGGATGCCGCAGGCATGTGGAGAACTGGACAAGAGTCAGTTCTGTGCCGGCCTCAAGGATCTGGAATCCTGTGACGAACCCTCTGGCGCAGCCTTGACTTGTGAAATTAACTACATTGGTCCAAGCCGGGCAGTTCTGTTTGGAATCGCGAATTCAGTTGATGGAAAATGCTCAAACTCGCGAACTTACACCGATGTGGTAAGACTGCACCACTGGATCGGAATGGTAATCTATTCCTTCAACACCAAAGATGCTATGGACGAACCACACAATACTGTTGCAACTGAACTGGACGAACTGTATAGAACACAACGAAAGAACAGCGGCTTTGAAACCACGTctaggaaaaaataa
- the LOC6539456 gene encoding cuticle collagen 14, translating to MSSNLEVRFANWIILLVALLSVSAEIFAKDDASVPRLITLQTSSPAPAPPQEVIIEEDHDHHHHHPPHYQPSYSYPYPQPQPCRCPPGPPGPPGPPGQPGQKGYPGPKGSKGDPGEKGPRGDKGHPGMPGMPGQPGPQGPPGYPGGSYPYGGYPYPPPPPPPPSHEHGGPKGHHRHYDRYYDEEDYDYGNERAFGLIKPEEFDDQPFILAFSERRNPFSPKTNKRRS from the coding sequence ATGTCGTCGAATCTGGAAGTTCGCTTTGCGAACTGGATTATTCTGCTGGTGGCACTACTGTCAGTTTCTGCCGAAATCTTCGCCAAGGATGATGCCTCTGTGCCCCGTCTTATCACCCTTCAAACTAGTAGTCCTGCTCCAGCCCCGCCACAGGAAGTGATCATAGAGGAGGATCacgatcatcatcatcatcatccgcCACACTACCAGCCAAGCTATTCGTATCCGTACCCGCAGCCGCAGCCCTGTCGTTGTCCGCCTGGTCCTCCAGGTCCTCCTGGTCCCCCTGGACAGCCTGGACAGAAGGGCTATCCCGGCCCCAAGGGATCCAAGGGTGATCCCGGCGAGAAGGGGCCGCGAGGAGATAAGGGACACCCAGGGATGCCTGGAATGCCTGGCCAGCCTGGTCCTCAGGGTCCTCCTGGTTATCCAGGAGGTTCATATCCTTATGGTGGATATCCCTatcctccccctccccctcctcctccttcacATGAGCATGGAGGCCCAAAAGGACACCATAGGCACTACGATCGCTACTATGATGAGGAGGACTATGATTACGGCAATGAGCGTGCATTTGGTCTAATAAAACCCGAAGAATTCGACGACCAACCCTTCATTTTGGCCTTCAGTGAACGCAGAAATCCGTTTAGCCCAAAAACCAATAAAAGACGaagttaa
- the LOC6534966 gene encoding rRNA N6-adenosine-methyltransferase METTL5: protein MARMKLRKLEDYLQGVDGFEQPKILLEQYPTPPHIAACMAHHMQSQHEDIEGKLVGDLGCGCGMLSIASTLLGAQLTVGFELDGDAVDTFRGNVVEMELPNVDCVRADVLQLIGSKWEKSFDTVLMNPPFGTKHNAGMDMRFLEVALRLANRAVYSLHKTSTRAYIQKKAQEWGARGSVVAELRYNIDASYKFHKQKSRDIEVDFWRFEIGKE from the exons ATGGCCCGGATGAAGCTGAGGAAACTGGAGGACTATCTGCAGGGCGTTGACGGCTTCGAGCAACCCAAGATCCTTTTGGAACAGTACCCCACTCCACCGCACATAGCCGCCTGTATGGCGCACCACATGCAGTCGCAGCACGAGGATATCGAGGGAAAACTGGTGGGAGATCTGGGCTGTGGCTGCGGAATGCTCAGCATTGCTTCCACCCTTCTGGGCGCACAGCTCACAGTGGGCTTTGAACTGGATGGCGATGCTGTGGACACCTTTAGGGGCAATGTAGTGGAGATGGAGCTTCCCAATGTCGACTGCGTGCGGGCGGATGTGCTGCAGCTGATCGGCAGCAAGTGGGAGAAGTCTTTCGACACGGTGCTGATGAACCCCCCATTCGGAACAAAACACAATGCCGGCATGGACATGCGGTTTCTGGAGGTGGCCCTACGGCTGGCCAACAGAGCAGTTTACTCCCTCCACAAGACGTCAACGCG GGCCTACATTCAGAAAAAGGCACAGGAATGGGGCGCCCGCGGCTCTGTGGTCGCAGAACTCCGGTACAACATCGACGCCAGCTACAAGTTCCACAAGCAGAAGTCCAGAGATATCGAGGTTGACTTCTGGCGCTTTGAAATCGGCAAGGAATAG
- the LOC6534962 gene encoding uncharacterized protein LOC6534962: MSQMQLQSQRVRRTRHHRRHQSAEPCECLRPVIRVFGLLTSFVICGVGVDVYMHGYQAGLYIVFSAVLVMFIEIKWLVTIFLQLQCAEDNYQRRTCSCSACWRLSAICGGWRPTPVYAVIGICLILYPHNLWLSYVAGMFLILLGLLRLCTLLRFSPSKEEGLLPQCDFEKVSSFVDTMEDDFAEVGASQAALEDEAEEEGDDHPVIDDDVC; encoded by the exons ATGAGCCAGATGCAACTGCAATCGCAGCGCGTTCGCCGCACTCGACACCATCGCCGCCATCAGTCCGCAGAACCGTGCGAGTGCCTACGTCCTGTGATAAGGGTTTTTGGTCTGCTGACTTCATTCG ttATCTGCGGCGTTGGCGTTGATGTCTACATGCATGGCTATCAGGCCGGTCTTTATATAGT TTTTTCAGCTGTGCTGGTAATGTTTATTGAGATCAAGTGGCTCGTGACTATCTTTCTGCAACTTCAGTGTGCAGA GGATAATTACCAGCGGAGGACCTGCAGCTGCTCGGCCTGCTGGCGACTTTCAGCGATTTGTGGCGGTTGGCGACCCACTCCGGTTTATGCGGTCATCGGCATCTGCCTGATACTATATCCCCACAATCTGTGGCTGAGTTATGTGGCCGGGATGTTCCTGATACTCCTCGGGCTCCTCAGGCTTTGCACGCTGCTCAGATTCAGCCCCTCCAAGGAGGAGGGCCTCCTGCCGCAGTGTGACTTTGAAAA GGTCTCGAGCTTTGTGGATACCATGGAGGATGATTTCGCGGAGGTTGGTGCCTCGCAAGCGGCCTTGGAGGACGAAGCGGAGGAGGAGGGCGATGACCACCCCGTCATAGATGACGATGTTTGCTAA
- the LOC6539454 gene encoding uncharacterized protein LOC6539454: MEVLEEGNLMDRVPILLQRDLEFYQTHQRVLQEPICSGVVGGKLDFPRYASFAAIKLIRWWEDEYFASYRKPSGLLHTEKEMDEGDFTSVTVKTSDPDKFVQLVTKSADLLLEHIHRLSQESLDHADLSVLTATIGAASLVKNSLSVYMQAATTTICPPKGDEKGGALKLSFKQYSQMSEALAERLLDLHCRLLLLYIMQDADCLHWEDTQPFFESERGSYTVQMWWHYMRGTQADLWNSVPPKMAQKIFAGMLNETLSVLTVRYTQIVTSVARSTLHLVDICNMLLCIAELLPHICESGEAYVGLQLSNQSVIIRDIHAKCKELFYCLLLRGSPLGVLSKVFRKGLDNMEMFSSRHGLPSAWIIFALPRYFPKDQSCQWVTEFSDLSTNTAISLDLRVLLAFPEADWSYLLKILLMRDAYLTGIIMRHLMQYLPSSENFKNVAKISFTSAEGAPQKCEAFLCRGECFNVTDSIAGDIDPVGQSNYQIVLSLTYLVVAVGKAVDIKSCLIKTLEEHAIAGWSDCLDKRQVWNQKRTPWLEAIMHFVYPVLDCVVDMLVNAVENGASMYQAMSLALTCVSEIWDCLPEGLYKIASLLQDIIPVSTKPLGDSVLLQVVFAALYTELIKAAEMYEQAKDQDKAAICYSISEAICSIDEDDKHTDQIELFLKQAKESINLDTDFGGTPGSNNRGAGGMSAVSTIKMDDLALTNAESDRLSHSPPNNYAMELDVGIADYIAEVLVSDVLTTNIGKQALKVVYNYLKFNKDWLLEQLGTGDNEPSPFQGIQGQNIKEAKTSVLRSMFFIGNTPFDQLLTGSLKIDYVSWLQMPLSLNPERTWLHLTRRCDFQEDAKLSLPEVAMVAGITKIMKRRKEFPK, translated from the exons ATGGAGGTGCTTGAAGAGGGAAACTTAATGGACAGAGTGCCGATTTTACTGCAGCGCGATCTCGAGTTTTACCAG aCACATCAGCGGGTGCTCCAGGAACCAATTTGCTCGGGAGTTGTGGGTGGGAAGCTGGATTTTCCACGTTACGCCTCCTTTGCGGCCATCAAATTGATAAGATG GTGGGAAGATGAGTACTTTGCCTCGTACCGCAAGCCATCTGGACTGTTGCACACAGAAAAGGAAATGGATGAAGGAGATTTT ACAAGTGTTACCGTGAAGACCTCCGATCCGGATAAGTTTGTGCAGCTGGTCACAAAGTCTGCTGACTTACTGTTGGAGCACATACATCGCCTTTCCCAGGAGTCTTTGGATCACGCCGACCTATCTGTCCTTACTGCCACCATTGGAGCCGCCTCGCTGGTCAAAAACTCTTTGAGTGTCTATATGCAGGCAGCAACCACTACCATATGTCCACCCAAAGGCGATGAAAAAGGAGGAGCGCTCAAGCTCAGTTTTAAGCAGTATTCCCAGATGTCCGAGGCTCTGGCTGAACGACTTCTCGACCTTCATTGTCGGCTCCTTTTACTTTATATTATGCAGGATGCCGACTGTCTGCATTGGGAGGATACCCAACCGTTTTTCGAGTCGGAAAGGGGCTCCTATACCGTCCAGATGTGGTGGCATTACATGAGGGGTACCCAAGCCGATCTGTGGAATTCAGTGCCACCGAAGATGGCCCAAAAGATATTCGCCGGAATGCTGAACGAAACGCTTAGTGTGCTCACGGTCCGGTACACTCAGATAGTAACGAGTGTGGCAAGATCCACGCTCCATCTGGTGGATATATGCAACATGTTGCTCTGCATCGCCGAACTGTTGCCCCACATCTGCGAGAGTGGCGAGGCCTATGTGGGACTGCAGCTGAGTAACCAGAGCGTTATCATAAGGGATATCCATGCCAAGTGCAAGGAGCTCTTCTACTGCCTTCTTCTAAGAGGATCGCCGTTGGGAGTGCTTTCCAAG GTTTTCCGTAAGGGACTGGACAATATGGAAATGTTTAGTTCTCGTCACGGACTGCCCAGTGCTTGGATCATCTTTGCTCTTCCCAGATACTTTCCCAAGGACCAGTCCTGTCAGTGGGTCACTGAATTCTCAGACCTCTCCACCAACACAGCTATTTCGTTGGACTTGAGGGTGTTACTCGCTTTCCCCGAGGCAGATTGGTCCTATCTGTTGAAGATTCTGCTGATGAGGGACGCCTACCTCACTGGCATTATAATGCGCCACCTGATGCAGTACTTACCCTCCTCGGAAAACTTCAAAAACGTAGCGAAGATTTCGTTTACCAGCGCTGAAGGCGCCCCTCAAAAGTGCGAGGCATTTTTGTGTCGTGGAGAGTGCTTCAATGTCACCGATTCTATAGCCGGGGATATAG ATCCCGTAGGTCAGTCCAATTACCAGATCGTCCTATCTCTCACTTATTTGGTGGTAGCCGTTGGCAAGGCAGTAGACATCAAGTCGTGCCTGATCAAAACACTGGAGGAACACGCGATTGCGGGATGGAGTGACTGCCTGGACAAACGACAGGTGTGGAACCAGAAGCGAACACCCTGGCTAGAAGCCATCATGCACTTCGTGTACCCCGTACTCGACTGTGTGGTGGATATGTTGGTGAATGCCGTGGAGAATGGAGCCAGTATGTACCAGGCCATGTCCTTGGCCCTAACGTGCGTCTCTGAGATCTGGGACTGCCTTCCGGAGGGGCTGTACAAAATCGCCTCCTTGCTGCAGGATATCATTCCAGTTTCGACAAAGCCATTGGGAGACTCAGTGCTTTTGCAGGTGGTTTTTGCGGCACTCTATACAGAACTGATCAAAGCAGCAGAGATGTATGAGCAGG CTAAGGATCAGGACAAGGCTGCCATATGTTACTCCATATCGGAGGCCATTTGCTCCATTGACGAAGATGACAAGCACACTGATCAGATCGAGTTGTTTCTTAAACAGGCCAAGGAAAGTATTAACTTGGACACCGATTTCGGGGGAACTCCAGGGAGCAATAaccgaggagctggaggaaTGAGTGCTGTGAGTACCATCAAAATGGATGACCTGGCCTTGACAAATGCGGAGTCCGATCGCCTGAGCCACAGTCCTCCCAATAACTATGCCATGGAACTGGATGTGGGAATCGCAGATTACATAGCCGAAGTCCTGGTCAGCGATGTTTTGACCACCAATATTGGAAAACAGGCCCTGAAAGTGGTATACAACTATTTAAAGTTCAACAAGGACTGGCTGCTCGAGCAGCTGGGAACGGGTGACAATGAGCCGAGTCCTTTCCAAGGCATCCAGGGTCAGAATATCAAGGAGGCCAAGACTTCGGTGCTGAGGTCCATGTTCTTCATTGGGAACACCCCTTTTGACCAGCTGCTCACGGGCTCATTGAAAATCGACTACGTCAGTTGGTTGCAGATGCCGCTGTCCTTGAATCCGGAACGGACCTGGCTGCATTTAACCAGGCGTTGCGATTTCCAGGAGGATGCCAAGCTGTCGCTGCCCGAGGTGGCCATGGTGGCCGGGATTACGAAGATAATGAAGCGGCGCAAGGAGTTTCCCAAGTGA
- the LOC26534777 gene encoding uncharacterized protein LOC26534777 — protein sequence MVLSRCLLIFTVLLATLLVRLPTEAQILGRGQCRLTAIRVSAGGTVCERLCFRKDYRGPPLLCSRIPRDGVVPVCGAGCCRSGPNCLQLLYS from the coding sequence ATGGTCCTTTCACGCTGCCTGCTAATCTTCACTGTATTGCTAGCGACCCTTCTAGTCCGTTTGCCCACTGAAGCGCAGATCCTGGGCCGCGGCCAGTGCCGCCTCACCGCCATCCGAGTGTCGGCGGGGGGGACAGTGTGCGAGAGACTCTGCTTTCGAAAAGACTACCGCGGTCCTCCGCTTCTCTGCAGCCGCATCCCCAGGGATGGAGTGGTTCCTGTCTGCGGGGCCGGTTGTTGCCGCAGCGGTCCCAACTGCCTGCAGTTGCTTTACTCCTAA
- the LOC6534965 gene encoding putative aldehyde dehydrogenase family 7 member A1 homolog, producing MLAHLRNISKRALPRRLVTQSASYSSSSSFLIDQPEYSFLKELGLERDNPGVYSGQWQGRGPSVTSYDPGTGRPIAKVRQGNVQELEQTIGLAVEAYKQWRQVPAPVRGEIVRQIGDELRKYKEPLGKLVSLEVGKIYSEGQGEVQEFIDICDYAVGLSRIYSGQLINSERADHSILEAWRPLGVVGVISAYNFPNAVFGWNAAIALTTGNSVLWKGAPSTPLVSVATTKIVADVLRRNNLPPVVTLCQGGTDVGQTLVADKRVNLVSFTGSCQTGRDVGVEVQRRFGKVILELGGNNALIIDESANVKMALDAALFGCIGTSGQRCTTTRRIIVHEKLHDQFVKALVGKYQQLIPKIGHQLEAQTLVGPVHTQQNVENYKAAIAEAKSLGGAVAFGGNVIQRDGFYVEPTVITGLPHDASVVHRETFAPIVYILKAKNVDQAIEWNNEVEQGLSSAIFTENIGQAFKWIGAKGSDCGIVNINTTTNGAEIGGAFGGEKATGGGRESGSDAWKQYCKRATITVNHSGELACAQGVVFNVE from the coding sequence ATGTTGGCACACTTGAGAAATATTTCGAAGCGGGCGCTGCCCCGCCGCTTGGTTACCCAATCCGCCAGCTACTCATCGTCCTCGTCATTTCTGATCGACCAACCGGAGTACAGTTTCCTGAAAGAATTGGGACTGGAGCGCGACAATCCTGGTGTATATTCAGGTCAGTGGCAGGGTCGTGGGCCATCCGTTACCAGCTACGATCCCGGAACTGGCCGACCGATTGCCAAAGTGCGTCAGGGAAATGTCCAGGAGCTCGAGCAGACCATTGGGCTGGCGGTGGAAGCCTACAAGCAGTGGCGACAGGTTCCAGCTCCCGTTCGCGGTGAAATAGTCCGCCAAATTGGCGATGAACTGAGGAAGTACAAGGAACCCCTGGGAAAGCTAGTCTCCCTGGAGGTGGGCAAAATCTACAGCGAGGGACAGGGAGAGGTTCAGGAGTTCATAGATATCTGCGACTATGCGGTTGGCCTGTCCAGAATTTACTCCGGTCAGCTGATCAACTCAGAGCGTGCGGATCACTCGATCCTGGAGGCCTGGCGTCCGCTGGGAGTGGTGGGCGTTATTTCGGCCTACAATTTCCCCAATGCTGTGTTCGGTTGGAATGCAGCGATTGCCTTAACCACCGGCAACAGTGTGCTGTGGAAGGGAGCACCCAGCACTCCTTTGGTCTCGGTGGCTACCACAAAAATTGTTGCTGATGTGCTGCGCAGGAACAATCTTCCGCCGGTGGTTACCCTCTGTCAAGGAGGAACCGATGTGGGTCAGACCTTGGTGGCTGATAAGAGAGTTAACCTTGTTTCCTTCACCGGCAGCTGCCAAACTGGTCGGGATGTGGGCGTCGAAGTCCAGCGCAGATTCGGCAAGGTCATCCTAGAATTAGGTGGTAATAATGCCTTAATCATCGATGAATCTGCCAACGTGAAAATGGCCCTGGATGCAGCACTCTTCGGCTGCATTGGCACCAGTGGTCAAAGatgcaccaccaccaggaGGATTATTGTCCACGAAAAACTGCACGATCAGTTCGTAAAGGCGCTGGTTGGCAAATATCAACAGCTAATTCCCAAGATTGGACACCAGCTTGAGGCTCAAACTCTGGTGGGTCCCGTGCACACGCAACAAAACGTGGAGAACTACAAGGCAGCCATCGCGGAAGCGAAGTCCTTAGGAGGAGCGGTGGCCTTTGGAGGCAATGTCATCCAGCGGGACGGTTTTTACGTAGAGCCCACAGTGATCACTGGATTGCCCCACGATGCCAGCGTTGTCCATCGTGAAACCTTTGCACCAATCGTGTACATTCTCAAAGCCAAAAACGTGGACCAAGCGATCGAATGGAACAATGAGGTGGAGCAGGGCTTGTCCTCTGCCATCTTCACCGAGAACATTGGGCAGGCCTTCAAGTGGATCGGAGCCAAGGGTTCAGATTGCGGAATCGTTAACAtcaacaccaccaccaacgGCGCCGAGATTGGAGGAGCTTTCGGAGGCGAAAAGGCCACTGGGGGAGGTCGCGAGTCTGGATCGGACGCCTGGAAGCAGTATTGCAAGCGGGCCACCATTACTGTCAACCACTCCGGGGAATTGGCCTGCGCCCAGGGTGTTGTCTTTAATGTGGAGTAG